The Parashewanella spongiae genome has a window encoding:
- a CDS encoding CoA transferase subunit B has product MALSREQMAQRVAKELQDGFYVNLGIGIPTLVANYVPEGMELMLQSENGLLGMGEFPTEDTIDPDLINAGKQTVTAVKGASFFSSAESFAMIRGGHVDLTVLGAFEIDVNGSIASWMIPGKLIKGMGGAMDLVAGADNIIVMMTHADKRGNSKLLPLCELPLTGYGCIKRVITDLALLEIKDGAFHLIERAPGVSVEEIQSKTAGKLTVNGDVPEMVL; this is encoded by the coding sequence ATGGCATTATCAAGAGAACAAATGGCTCAACGAGTAGCCAAAGAACTTCAAGATGGCTTTTACGTAAATTTAGGCATTGGCATCCCAACTCTGGTGGCAAATTATGTTCCTGAAGGAATGGAGTTAATGCTGCAATCAGAAAATGGTTTGCTCGGTATGGGCGAGTTCCCAACCGAAGATACCATAGATCCTGATCTGATCAACGCGGGTAAGCAAACGGTAACCGCAGTAAAAGGCGCTTCTTTTTTCTCATCAGCTGAAAGCTTTGCCATGATCCGCGGCGGCCATGTTGATTTAACAGTACTTGGCGCATTTGAAATTGACGTGAACGGCTCAATTGCATCATGGATGATCCCCGGCAAACTCATTAAAGGCATGGGCGGCGCAATGGATTTAGTCGCAGGTGCAGACAACATTATCGTGATGATGACTCATGCTGATAAACGAGGTAACTCAAAGCTACTGCCTTTATGTGAGCTGCCGTTAACGGGTTATGGCTGCATAAAACGAGTCATCACCGACTTGGCGCTACTAGAAATTAAAGATGGCGCTTTCCATTTAATTGAAAGAGCTCCTGGCGTTTCAGTTGAAGAAATCCAATCAAAAACAGCAGGTAAGTTAACCGTTAATGGTGATGTACCTGAGATGGTTCTTTAA
- a CDS encoding hydroxymethylglutaryl-CoA lyase, producing the protein MTVNIFEVGARDGLQNEPHVSTQDKVTLINELAQAGVRRIEAASFVSPKWVPQMADSATVMDQIERNPSVQYSALTPNLKGLEAALAADVDEIAIFGSASEAFSQKNINCSIEESIARFKPVIELAKQHNLPVRGYVSCVLGCPYEGEIAVSEVVRVTELLHTMGCYEVSLGDTIGVGTPKKALQMLQAVSQSVSIDKLALHFHDTYGQALANIQACLETGVSVFDSSVSGLGGCPYAKGASGNLATEDLVYMLHGMGLDTGINIEKLSQAGNKICKALGKSNASKVAQAILTH; encoded by the coding sequence ATGACAGTCAATATATTTGAAGTCGGCGCACGCGACGGATTACAAAATGAACCCCATGTGAGCACTCAAGACAAAGTGACGCTAATCAATGAGCTTGCACAAGCAGGTGTTCGTCGAATCGAAGCCGCCAGTTTTGTGTCACCCAAGTGGGTGCCACAAATGGCCGACTCAGCGACAGTAATGGATCAAATTGAGCGCAACCCATCTGTGCAGTACAGTGCCCTCACCCCAAATTTAAAAGGACTTGAAGCAGCACTTGCCGCTGATGTTGACGAGATAGCTATTTTTGGTTCAGCCTCTGAGGCTTTTAGCCAAAAAAACATAAACTGCTCAATTGAAGAATCCATTGCGCGTTTTAAGCCTGTAATCGAATTAGCCAAACAACACAACTTGCCTGTTCGTGGTTACGTATCGTGCGTACTCGGTTGTCCATACGAAGGTGAAATCGCGGTTTCTGAAGTGGTAAGAGTCACAGAACTTCTACACACCATGGGTTGCTACGAAGTATCGCTCGGTGACACTATCGGCGTTGGCACACCGAAAAAAGCACTGCAAATGCTTCAAGCGGTTTCACAAAGCGTTTCAATCGATAAGTTGGCACTGCATTTTCACGATACTTACGGGCAAGCGCTCGCTAACATTCAAGCCTGCTTAGAAACCGGAGTGTCAGTATTTGACTCATCCGTGAGCGGCCTTGGCGGCTGTCCATATGCAAAAGGCGCTTCTGGTAACCTTGCTACCGAAGACTTGGTTTATATGCTGCACGGTATGGGATTAGATACTGGCATCAATATAGAAAAACTGTCCCAAGCCGGCAATAAAATATGTAAAGCATTAGGCAAAAGCAACGCTTCAAAAGTTGCTCAAGCGATTTTAACTCATTAA
- a CDS encoding IS91 family transposase, translating to MHFVDILSEHLDAFKLEYQHKLTNEHHQAMNAMLSCKTFNKGCSQWQCDDCHRYQDLPLSCGHRSCNLCQHNTTQDWLNRQQMKLLPVDYYMDTFTLPSQLRALTFQHQQAVFDAMFAVVASILKDFGRNKKSWQADIGFTCVLHTHGRQRQFHPHIHVIIPAGGYHKGRNEWRKNKGDYLFNTDSLAKVWRARMLEALNHQLKLKLPSKIPKKWVVNCRHVGKGLPALKYLSRYLYRGVLPDRDIVKVADDTVSFRYIDSETKQTQIKTLPTLKFLWQILQHVIPKGFRRVRDYGLLHGGASKTLKKIQLCLIMAHKLDLSIIKPVARKKAQCLCRCCQQPMIFLGITRPFGYG from the coding sequence ATGCACTTCGTAGACATATTATCTGAGCACCTTGACGCCTTTAAACTTGAATATCAGCATAAGCTCACCAATGAACACCATCAGGCCATGAATGCCATGCTCAGTTGCAAGACCTTCAATAAAGGTTGCAGCCAATGGCAATGCGATGACTGTCATCGTTATCAAGACTTGCCACTGTCATGCGGTCATCGCAGCTGTAATTTATGCCAACACAATACGACTCAAGATTGGCTTAATCGTCAGCAAATGAAATTGTTGCCTGTCGATTACTATATGGATACGTTCACTTTGCCATCACAGTTGCGAGCGTTGACATTTCAACATCAGCAAGCCGTGTTTGATGCCATGTTCGCAGTAGTAGCCAGTATTTTGAAAGACTTTGGCCGCAATAAAAAAAGCTGGCAGGCCGATATCGGTTTCACCTGCGTGTTGCACACCCATGGTCGCCAGCGTCAATTTCATCCACACATACACGTGATAATACCCGCTGGCGGCTACCATAAAGGCCGTAATGAATGGCGCAAAAATAAAGGAGATTATCTGTTTAATACGGATAGCCTTGCCAAGGTTTGGCGAGCAAGAATGCTCGAAGCCTTGAACCATCAACTCAAGCTTAAGCTGCCCAGTAAAATCCCTAAAAAATGGGTCGTGAATTGTCGCCATGTGGGTAAAGGTTTGCCTGCGCTTAAGTATCTGTCTCGATACCTTTACCGTGGTGTATTACCCGACAGAGATATCGTTAAGGTAGCCGATGACACCGTTAGCTTTCGCTACATCGACAGTGAAACCAAACAAACACAGATTAAGACATTGCCGACACTTAAGTTCTTGTGGCAAATACTGCAACACGTCATCCCTAAAGGATTTCGGCGAGTCAGAGATTATGGATTACTGCATGGCGGAGCAAGCAAGACGCTCAAGAAAATTCAGCTGTGTTTAATAATGGCGCACAAGTTGGATTTAAGCATTATAAAGCCAGTCGCTCGGAAAAAAGCACAATGCCTGTGCCGTTGTTGTCAGCAGCCTATGATCTTTTTAGGCATTACTAGACCGTTCGGTTATGGCTGA
- a CDS encoding membrane dipeptidase, translating into MDINQTRRALLKGLSALAASSSLLSIPVLAQKKRMYIDGLSFLPEDLADLSKSKLSAYICDISDIEAIKQADGTTNYKRTYKACLSSIKAAQKRVDDNPKQLILGLSSKDIDRALQTDKTAVYFQIQGADCVEADNLQQSWQQLDSLHNHGLRVLQLTHHYGNQFAGGALDNNGNHSLDLPLTANGKQLITELNNRKIIIDASHSSPKSALETAKLSHSPIVQTHGACRAIVNHARCSPDEVIKAIADTGGVFGIFMMSFWLSTANEPQVSDYIRHIKHVIKVGGIEAVGVANDYPLKGQKNLLTLSNNNLEGVKQYLEWWHSLRQKNVLGYQHEPKHVVIPMFNHIDRMNRIDHELSKAGFSAAARDKIMGQNWKRVIHHIL; encoded by the coding sequence ATCGATATCAATCAAACAAGACGGGCATTACTAAAAGGGTTATCTGCCCTCGCCGCAAGTAGTTCACTGTTATCCATTCCGGTTTTGGCGCAAAAAAAACGAATGTATATTGATGGACTTTCATTTTTGCCGGAAGATTTGGCTGATTTAAGTAAGTCCAAACTCTCAGCCTATATTTGTGATATTTCCGACATTGAGGCCATTAAACAAGCCGATGGCACAACTAATTACAAACGGACTTATAAAGCCTGCTTAAGTAGCATTAAAGCAGCCCAAAAGCGCGTAGATGATAATCCAAAACAACTTATTTTAGGTTTGAGTAGCAAAGATATAGACAGAGCACTTCAAACAGACAAAACTGCCGTTTATTTTCAAATACAAGGTGCTGACTGCGTAGAAGCTGACAACTTACAACAAAGCTGGCAACAGTTAGATTCGCTGCACAACCACGGGCTTCGTGTATTGCAATTAACCCACCATTACGGCAATCAGTTTGCGGGCGGAGCACTTGATAACAACGGCAATCATTCATTAGATTTACCCTTAACAGCAAATGGTAAACAGTTAATCACTGAGCTTAATAACAGAAAAATCATAATTGATGCCAGTCATTCAAGTCCCAAAAGCGCCTTAGAAACAGCTAAATTGTCTCATTCACCCATAGTGCAAACACATGGAGCCTGCCGAGCCATCGTGAATCACGCAAGGTGTTCACCCGATGAAGTCATAAAAGCCATCGCAGATACAGGCGGCGTTTTTGGCATTTTCATGATGAGTTTTTGGCTTTCAACGGCAAACGAACCTCAAGTCTCTGATTACATTCGCCATATAAAGCATGTTATCAAGGTAGGAGGCATCGAAGCCGTAGGCGTAGCCAATGATTATCCACTTAAAGGTCAAAAGAATTTGCTTACTTTGAGCAATAATAATCTTGAAGGCGTAAAACAATATTTAGAATGGTGGCACAGCTTACGCCAAAAGAATGTTCTCGGTTATCAACACGAACCTAAACATGTTGTGATCCCTATGTTTAACCATATCGATAGAATGAACCGAATTGATCATGAATTGAGCAAAGCTGGCTTTTCAGCTGCCGCTCGTGACAAAATTATGGGCCAAAACTGGAAACGCGTCATCCACCACATACTTTAG
- a CDS encoding acetyl/propionyl/methylcrotonyl-CoA carboxylase subunit alpha, with translation MFTKLLIANRGEIACRIIDTAKKMGVRTVAVYSDADSNARHVAMADEAFYLGASAPAQSYLRGDAIIEVAKRAGAQAIHPGYGFLSENAEFARQCEQSGIEFVGPGSDAIDSMGSKSAAKVIMSAANVPLVPGYHGDDQTDDVLLKEAHKVGYPQLIKAAYGGGGKGMRIVENQSELQGAIDSARREAASSFGNDKLLMERYLRQPRHVEVQVFADKHGNCVYLSDRDCSVQRRHQKVVEEAPAPGLSDDLRKQMGEAAVAAAKAIDYVGAGTVEFLLDTDGSFYFMEMNTRLQVEHPVTELVTGQDLVEWQLKVAHGQTLPLEQSEIQISGHSFEVRVYAEDPKNEFLPASGKLEFLREPSQNQHVRIDSGIREHDVISNFYDPMISKLIVWDENRHLALQRMENALDNYRIVGLKHNIAFLRSIITHSAFVKADFYTDFIERYNDNLFTSKSVDPAKVLALAGLSQVLHRQQALQSDTSPWASLTGFRVNSANRQQVRLLDDDNQLVELNIIEQSNGYEIKVGEQIITINGELASNGLLAQIGDHRFLVPIAQIENDFTLFIDNQQFHFKAVQAQQLRQEDNSEDQLNAPMNGTIVTHLVDVGAQVKAGQGLMVMEAMKMEYTIQAPFDGVVSEFFFHPGDLVTDGSPLLDVNPNDALDSKRDGE, from the coding sequence ATGTTTACCAAACTACTGATTGCTAACCGCGGTGAAATTGCTTGCCGAATCATTGATACAGCAAAAAAGATGGGCGTACGTACGGTGGCAGTTTATTCAGATGCAGATTCAAACGCTCGTCACGTCGCTATGGCTGATGAAGCTTTCTATCTTGGAGCCAGTGCTCCAGCTCAATCATACCTGCGTGGAGATGCCATTATTGAAGTGGCAAAAAGAGCAGGCGCTCAAGCGATTCACCCAGGTTATGGTTTTTTATCAGAAAACGCAGAATTTGCTCGCCAATGTGAGCAGTCTGGTATTGAATTTGTCGGGCCAGGTTCGGACGCGATTGATTCAATGGGCAGTAAAAGTGCCGCTAAAGTCATTATGTCTGCCGCCAATGTACCACTCGTTCCGGGTTACCATGGTGACGATCAAACAGATGATGTGTTATTAAAAGAAGCTCACAAAGTGGGTTATCCGCAACTTATCAAAGCCGCTTATGGCGGTGGTGGCAAAGGCATGCGGATCGTTGAAAACCAAAGCGAACTGCAAGGCGCCATCGACTCAGCGCGTCGTGAAGCGGCCTCTTCTTTCGGTAACGATAAATTATTGATGGAGCGTTACCTTCGTCAACCAAGACATGTTGAAGTGCAAGTGTTTGCTGATAAACACGGTAATTGTGTTTATCTATCAGACAGAGACTGCTCAGTGCAACGCCGCCATCAAAAAGTTGTTGAAGAAGCACCTGCTCCGGGTTTATCTGATGATTTACGCAAACAAATGGGTGAAGCTGCGGTTGCAGCTGCGAAAGCCATTGACTACGTTGGCGCTGGTACCGTTGAGTTTTTGCTTGATACCGACGGCAGCTTTTATTTCATGGAAATGAATACTCGTCTGCAAGTAGAACATCCTGTAACTGAATTGGTCACAGGCCAAGATCTAGTAGAATGGCAATTAAAAGTGGCACATGGGCAGACTTTGCCACTAGAGCAGTCTGAAATTCAAATTTCTGGTCATTCTTTTGAAGTGCGCGTTTACGCAGAAGATCCTAAAAACGAGTTTTTACCAGCCAGTGGCAAACTCGAATTTCTTCGGGAGCCAAGCCAAAATCAACACGTGAGAATTGACTCCGGAATTCGTGAACACGATGTGATCAGTAATTTTTACGATCCAATGATTTCAAAACTCATTGTGTGGGACGAAAATCGCCATCTTGCCTTGCAGCGTATGGAAAATGCATTAGACAATTATCGGATTGTTGGACTCAAACATAATATCGCTTTTTTACGCAGTATTATCACTCACTCCGCATTCGTAAAAGCCGATTTTTATACAGACTTTATCGAGCGTTATAACGATAACTTGTTTACCAGCAAAAGTGTAGATCCAGCGAAAGTGTTAGCGCTTGCTGGTTTATCCCAAGTGTTACACCGCCAGCAAGCTTTGCAAAGCGACACATCGCCTTGGGCTAGCTTAACAGGGTTTAGAGTCAACAGTGCCAATCGCCAACAAGTTCGTTTGCTTGATGATGACAATCAACTCGTTGAACTAAACATTATCGAACAATCAAATGGTTATGAAATAAAGGTTGGTGAACAGATCATTACTATTAATGGTGAACTGGCATCAAATGGTTTACTCGCGCAAATTGGTGATCATCGTTTTCTTGTGCCTATCGCTCAAATTGAAAATGATTTCACCCTATTTATCGACAACCAACAATTTCATTTCAAAGCGGTGCAAGCCCAGCAGTTGAGACAAGAAGACAATAGTGAAGATCAATTAAACGCACCAATGAATGGCACCATTGTCACTCATTTAGTTGATGTTGGCGCTCAAGTAAAAGCCGGTCAAGGTTTGATGGTAATGGAAGCCATGAAAATGGAGTACACCATCCAAGCCCCATTTGATGGCGTAGTGAGTGAATTTTTCTTTCACCCCGGTGACCTTGTCACTGACGGTTCTCCCCTTCTCGATGTTAACCCTAATGACGCTCTTGACAGTAAAAGGGACGGAGAATAG
- a CDS encoding integron integrase → MNHVAEFMVTRHYAKRTIETYQHWIKFYILFCEKKHPSELGSTEVELFLTHLSNDKNVAPSTQKIALNALSFLYKDILNQPLSLDLKFNKSRKETKLPVVLTTEEIKSFLKQVESNKKLIVQLMYGSGLRLMEAVRLRVQDIDFDFGAVLIWNGKGGRHRRVTLAKELYKPLKHQINLCHNYFENDIEREEYSGVWLPFALAKKNLGAAQSFQWHYLFPSTRLSSDPQSEGSIRRHHIDETSVQKAVKLAAKQAKIQKNVTCHTLRHSFATHLLQRGADIRTVQEQLGHSDLRTTQIYTHVIQAGANGVRSPLSDL, encoded by the coding sequence TTGAATCATGTTGCTGAGTTTATGGTCACTCGTCACTATGCGAAAAGGACGATTGAGACCTACCAGCATTGGATAAAGTTTTATATCTTATTTTGTGAAAAGAAGCATCCATCAGAGTTAGGTAGTACAGAGGTTGAGCTTTTTTTAACTCATTTATCTAATGATAAAAATGTAGCTCCATCAACGCAAAAAATTGCATTAAATGCGTTATCGTTTTTATATAAAGATATTCTTAATCAGCCGTTGTCTTTAGACTTAAAATTTAATAAATCACGCAAAGAAACTAAACTGCCAGTAGTGCTTACCACCGAAGAAATAAAATCATTTCTTAAGCAAGTAGAAAGTAATAAAAAACTTATTGTTCAGCTAATGTATGGCAGTGGTTTGCGGCTAATGGAGGCGGTTAGGCTTCGAGTACAGGACATTGATTTTGATTTCGGTGCTGTTTTAATTTGGAACGGAAAGGGCGGGCGGCACAGGCGCGTTACCTTAGCCAAGGAACTATATAAACCGCTAAAACACCAAATAAACCTATGTCATAATTATTTTGAAAATGATATTGAAAGAGAAGAGTACAGTGGTGTTTGGTTGCCATTTGCCCTTGCAAAGAAAAACCTAGGTGCGGCTCAGTCGTTTCAATGGCACTATTTGTTTCCTTCGACGCGTTTAAGCTCTGATCCACAATCTGAGGGTAGTATCAGGCGGCATCATATTGATGAAACATCGGTTCAAAAAGCCGTGAAGTTGGCAGCAAAACAAGCGAAGATACAGAAGAATGTCACTTGCCATACATTGCGACATTCTTTTGCGACGCATTTATTACAACGTGGGGCAGATATCCGAACAGTTCAAGAACAACTTGGGCATTCTGATTTACGAACGACTCAAATTTATACTCATGTTATTCAAGCGGGCGCTAACGGGGTTAGAAGCCCTTTGAGTGATTTGTGA
- a CDS encoding M28 family metallopeptidase, which translates to MNSYFKILIIVTTLISSFYTRADDFTWNKLIEFTDNHGLRPAGSKAEKQSKEWLINQYKQLGLTALVQPFTHKFRNKKIQSANVEIEIKGRSNKTIIVGAHYDSIQDGSGSLGFTDNASGAIALLGLANALKEKTLPFTVRLISFGAEEVGLLGSKAYVKDNQSRLNNVIGMINLDTIIGGDKLYIHSASTTPYRCHYLNEPNYNNDTALRDALISSSTNIFDESAHQLHPANQTLPQGETASWSDHAPFACTGIPIAYIEATNFSIDGKDGHDGYSQTVNNNFWSCFNKKEATACNRKKEQQWGQIWHTKFDSAEKLRPIFDARLQSQMNINLKLLKTYLTQPNKT; encoded by the coding sequence ATGAATAGCTATTTTAAAATACTTATTATCGTTACCACTTTGATCAGTTCTTTCTATACAAGAGCTGATGATTTCACTTGGAACAAGCTTATTGAGTTTACAGACAACCACGGGTTACGTCCCGCGGGCTCGAAAGCAGAAAAGCAATCAAAAGAGTGGCTCATAAACCAGTATAAACAACTGGGTCTCACAGCTTTAGTTCAGCCTTTCACGCATAAATTTAGAAATAAAAAAATTCAATCCGCTAATGTTGAAATCGAAATAAAAGGTCGTTCAAACAAAACAATTATTGTGGGTGCTCACTATGATTCGATACAAGATGGTAGCGGATCTTTAGGTTTTACGGATAACGCTTCAGGTGCTATCGCTCTGCTAGGTTTAGCTAATGCATTAAAAGAAAAGACGCTGCCCTTTACTGTGCGACTTATTTCATTCGGCGCTGAAGAAGTCGGCTTACTCGGCTCAAAAGCTTATGTAAAAGATAACCAGTCTCGCTTAAATAATGTGATTGGAATGATAAATCTTGACACCATCATTGGCGGAGACAAACTCTATATACACAGTGCAAGTACAACGCCTTACCGTTGTCATTATTTGAATGAGCCTAACTACAATAATGATACAGCCTTACGCGACGCGCTCATTTCATCATCAACAAACATATTCGATGAAAGCGCCCATCAACTTCACCCTGCCAATCAAACTTTACCTCAAGGGGAAACAGCTTCTTGGTCAGATCATGCACCGTTTGCGTGTACTGGTATCCCAATTGCCTACATTGAAGCCACCAACTTTTCTATTGACGGTAAAGACGGTCACGATGGGTACTCACAAACAGTCAACAACAACTTTTGGAGTTGTTTTAATAAAAAAGAGGCAACCGCGTGTAATCGTAAAAAAGAGCAACAATGGGGGCAAATTTGGCACACTAAATTTGATTCTGCGGAAAAATTACGCCCTATATTTGACGCTAGATTACAGTCACAAATGAATATTAACCTTAAACTGCTCAAAACATATTTAACACAGCCAAACAAAACATAG
- a CDS encoding transposase: MPILDRTPLNSSDKFELILKTIACQVHGAVSSLSDEFNVSRKAVYSAKYAAQSALKCLVTTNDESDVITSVNVDVPHLRRSIVALSITAPNSIRAIEEQIPLIYPGCKVSYGYIQGVIVEAQEQAKLFNEKVSLSAIKSVAIDEMFSQGDPVLAGIDLESGYLFSLSHEQKRDGETWARVLGEAKSQGLSPQHVVKDGAKGIAKGVSMSFEHAEQRDDAFHALYIVGKALRKVERRAYYYIDKEASLEKRLHKDVFDTEKKQQAMVDFLGVQAKCEQAIEQYESGTKSRNHLHQALTSISMKTGSLMTKKQAEALLTKAVDGLKNTEHKDGITAARYIKNRLKGLTLATQALHEKLLKLGELYPQECVEVACRFSERKRQLRKAKPWKIARYQKELVGSYQWLRLRLGKSASELMLQVEALHQTRHRASSAIEGFNATLRSYLYVRKGVNQGFLELFKAWYNLRSRRWGKHKGTSSYQNITGKKVDDWLTMLNFQPSDLHH; the protein is encoded by the coding sequence ATGCCGATACTCGACCGAACACCGCTTAACTCCTCAGACAAATTCGAACTTATCTTAAAAACTATCGCTTGCCAAGTGCATGGTGCAGTTTCTTCTCTTTCTGATGAATTTAATGTTTCTCGTAAAGCCGTTTACTCCGCTAAATATGCGGCTCAATCGGCACTAAAGTGCCTTGTTACTACCAACGACGAATCTGATGTCATTACATCTGTAAATGTTGACGTACCACATCTTCGCCGTTCTATTGTGGCTTTATCAATCACAGCACCTAACTCTATTCGAGCAATTGAAGAACAAATCCCACTCATTTATCCAGGCTGTAAAGTCAGTTACGGTTACATTCAAGGCGTTATCGTTGAAGCTCAAGAGCAGGCTAAGTTATTTAACGAAAAAGTGTCGCTATCAGCCATAAAGAGTGTGGCCATCGATGAGATGTTCAGCCAAGGTGACCCCGTACTTGCTGGGATAGATCTCGAAAGTGGTTATTTATTTTCACTCTCTCACGAACAAAAGCGTGACGGTGAAACTTGGGCACGAGTTTTAGGTGAAGCTAAATCACAAGGATTATCACCTCAGCACGTCGTTAAAGATGGAGCAAAAGGAATAGCGAAAGGCGTTAGCATGAGCTTTGAACATGCAGAGCAACGTGATGATGCTTTCCATGCGTTGTATATCGTAGGTAAGGCGCTGAGAAAGGTTGAACGTCGGGCGTACTACTACATTGATAAAGAGGCTAGTTTGGAAAAAAGATTGCATAAAGATGTATTCGATACAGAGAAAAAGCAGCAGGCAATGGTTGATTTCTTAGGCGTGCAAGCGAAATGTGAGCAAGCGATTGAGCAATATGAAAGTGGAACGAAAAGCAGAAATCATCTCCACCAAGCTTTGACCAGTATTTCCATGAAAACGGGTAGCCTCATGACGAAAAAACAGGCTGAAGCCTTGCTAACGAAGGCTGTTGATGGCTTAAAAAATACTGAGCATAAAGATGGCATCACCGCTGCTAGATACATAAAAAATCGTTTGAAAGGACTGACATTAGCAACTCAAGCACTTCACGAAAAGTTACTGAAACTTGGCGAACTTTATCCTCAAGAATGCGTTGAAGTGGCTTGTCGCTTCTCTGAACGAAAGCGCCAATTACGAAAAGCTAAACCTTGGAAAATAGCGCGGTATCAGAAAGAATTAGTTGGCAGTTATCAGTGGTTGCGACTCCGTTTAGGCAAGAGTGCCAGCGAACTTATGCTGCAAGTGGAAGCGTTGCATCAAACTCGCCACAGAGCATCAAGTGCCATTGAAGGATTTAATGCCACTCTACGGTCTTACCTTTATGTCCGTAAAGGAGTCAATCAAGGTTTCCTCGAGTTATTTAAAGCTTGGTACAACCTTCGCTCAAGACGCTGGGGGAAACATAAAGGAACTTCATCGTATCAGAATATCACAGGGAAAAAAGTTGATGACTGGCTAACAATGCTGAATTTTCAACCTTCGGATTTACACCACTAA
- a CDS encoding CoA transferase subunit A encodes MAGLNKVVSSYTEALAGLKSDMTIMVGGFGLCGIPEGLINQMTTMDVTGLTAISNNAGVDDFGLGLLLQKRQISTMIASYVGENATFEKQMLSGELNVILTPQGTLAEKIRAGGAGIPAFFTATGYGTPVAEGKETREIKGRHYVLEDSLTSDFALVRAWKADTMGNLVFRKTAANFNPMMATAGKITVVEAEHIVEPGELDPDHIHTPGIYVDRVIQGTFEKRIEQRTVKA; translated from the coding sequence ATGGCAGGACTGAATAAAGTAGTCAGCAGCTACACCGAAGCACTGGCAGGGCTCAAAAGCGACATGACAATCATGGTTGGTGGTTTTGGTTTATGTGGTATTCCAGAAGGATTAATCAACCAAATGACCACAATGGATGTAACCGGCTTAACGGCAATATCAAACAATGCTGGTGTCGATGACTTTGGCTTAGGTTTATTACTGCAAAAGCGTCAAATCAGCACCATGATTGCTTCGTACGTCGGTGAAAACGCGACCTTCGAAAAGCAAATGTTGTCCGGTGAGTTAAATGTCATTCTCACACCACAAGGCACATTAGCTGAAAAAATACGAGCAGGCGGCGCTGGTATTCCAGCATTTTTTACAGCAACCGGTTACGGCACGCCTGTCGCAGAGGGTAAAGAAACCCGCGAAATTAAAGGCCGTCATTACGTCCTTGAAGACTCGCTCACCTCGGATTTTGCATTAGTTCGCGCATGGAAAGCCGATACTATGGGTAACCTCGTATTCCGTAAAACCGCTGCTAATTTCAATCCAATGATGGCAACAGCAGGCAAAATAACCGTAGTAGAAGCCGAGCACATTGTTGAGCCGGGTGAACTCGATCCTGATCATATCCACACACCGGGAATTTATGTAGATCGCGTCATTCAAGGTACATTTGAAAAACGCATTGAACAACGCACGGTTAAGGCATAA